In Gossypium arboreum isolate Shixiya-1 chromosome 6, ASM2569848v2, whole genome shotgun sequence, the following are encoded in one genomic region:
- the LOC108476893 gene encoding uncharacterized protein LOC108476893: MESNTENNVKQQQPAQRIQIYPPTTSGVSPFWIAKYERDAKKYWDQFYRRHQDKFFKDRHYLDKEWDQYFSGSGRKVILEVGCGAGNAVFPLIATYPDVFVYACDFSQRAVNLVKAHKEFNETHVSAFVCDLTSDDLGKHISPASVDVVTMIFVLSAVSPEKMPLVLQNIKKVLKPNGYVLFRDYAVGDLAQERFSTKDQQISENFYVRGDGTRAFYFSKEFLTSLFKEQGLDAEELGLCCKQVENRARELVMNRRWVQAVFRYSDGVNYAPSSEALSKSDLCCQENIKPKADAEPIKDFVVDMSEGMAVEMFGAPTNDTEVIEIELGGCDIKIKVLSKEYQHTCKSTGLMLWESARLMAAILARNPSIVAGKRVLELGAGCGGICSMVAVRSASIMVATDGDRKALELLNQNITSNLRPPYLAKLVMKKLEWGNRVDIDAIKAMNNEGFEVIIGTDVTYIPDAILPLFSTARELISSNKSAEKDQAPALILCHIFRRVDEPSLLSVASRYGFRLVDKWAKGSPTNESQSLISSWFPENNFEEHIPTSALNIMYFQLD, encoded by the exons ATGGAGTCCAATACAGAGAATAATGTGAAGCAGCAACAACCAGCACAGAGGATACAAATATACCCTCCCACTACCAGTGGAGTTTCCCCATTTTGGATAG ctAAGTATGAAAGAGATGCTAAGAAGTACTGGGATCAATTCTACAGGCGGCATCAAGATAAA TTTTTCAAAGATCGGCACTACTTGGACAAGGAATGGGATCAGTATTTCTCT GGAAGTGGAAGAAAAGTAATTTTGGAG GTTGGCTGTGGTGCTGGAAATGCTGTATTCCCTTTAATTGCTACATACCCAGATGTTTTTGTTTATGCGTGTGACTTTTCACAACGAGCAGTTAATTTAGTTAAG GCACATAAAGAATTCAACGAGACTCATGTAAGTGCTTTCGTCTGTGACCTGACCTCTGATGACCTTGGCAAACATATTTCTCCCGCCTCTGTCGATGTTGTAACCATG ATTTTTGTGTTATCTGCAGTATCACCAGAGAAGATGCCTCTAGTCTTGCAGAACATCAAAAAAGTTCTCAAG CCAAATGGTTATGTGCTGTTTCGAGACTATGCCGTTGGCGACCTTGCTCAG GAAAGGTTCTCTACCAAGGATCAGCAAATCAGTGAAAATTTCTATGTCAGGGGTGATGGCACT CGTGCTTTCTATTTTTCTAAAGAGTTCTTGACAAGCTTGTTTAAAGAACAAGGACTTGATGCTGAAGAACTTGGTTTGTGTTGTAAACAAGTTGAGAATCGAGCACGTGAATTGGTTATGAATCG GCGTTGGGTCCAAGCTGTATTTCGCTATTCAGATGGTGTAAACTATGCACCTTCTTCCGAGGCCCTAAGTAAGTCTGACCTATGTTGTCAAGAGAACATTAAGCCTAAAGCTGATGCAGAGCCCATTAAAGATTTTGTGGTTGACATGTCTGAAGGTATGGCAGTCGAAATGTTTGGAGCTCCAACTAATGATACTGAG GTTATTGAGATTGAGCTTGGAGGTTGTGATATCAAGATCAAAGTACTATCCAAAGAGTATCAGCACACCTGCAAATCAACTGGCTTGATGTTGTGGGAATCAGCTCGATTGATGGCTGCTATCCTTGCAAGAAATCCTAGTATTGTTGCAGGGAAAAGGGTTTTGGAATTGGGGGCTGGCTGCGGAGGCATCTGTTCAATGGTTGCAGTTAGATCGGCAAGCATTATGGTTGCCACTGACGGAGATAGAAAAGCGCTTGAACTGTTGAACCAAAACATCACATCAAACCTTAGACCACCATATCTCGCTAAACTTGTTATGAAGAAACTCGAATGGGGAAACCGAGTTGATATCGATGCCATTAAAGCCATGAATAATGAAGGCTTTGAAGTCATCATCGGAACAGATGTCACCTACATTCCTGATGCTATTTTACCATTGTTTTCAACAGCCAGAGAGTTGATTTCATCCAACAAAAGTGCTGAGAAAGACCAAGCACCAGCACTTATCCTGTGTCATATCTTCCGACGAGTCGATGAACCGTCCTTACTTTCAGTTGCATCTAGATATGGCTTTAGATTGGTAGATAAATGGGCGAAAGGAAGTCCAACCAATGAGTCTCAAAGCTTAATCAGCTCTTGGTTTCCAGAGAACAATTTCGAGGAGCATATCCCAACTTCCGCACTAAATATCATGTATTTCCAATTAGATTGA
- the LOC108479915 gene encoding eukaryotic initiation factor 4A-8-like, translating to MAGVAPDVSQYDARQYDSKMNELLADDGNDFFTTYDEVYESFDKMGLQENLLRGIYAYGFEKPSAIQQKGIVPFCKGLDVIQQAQSGTGKTATFCSGILQQLDYGLVQCQALVLAPTRELAQQIEKVMRALGDYLGVKVHACVGGTSVREDQRILAAGVHVVVGTPGRVFDMLRRQSLRADYIKMFVLDEADEMLSRGFKDQIYDIFQQLPPKIQVGVFSATMPPEALEITRKFMNKPVRILVKRDELTLEGIKQFYVNVDKEEWKLDTLCDLYETLAITQSVIFVNARRKVDWLTDQMRSRDHTVSATHGEMDQNTRDIIMREFRSGSSRVLITTDLLARGIDVQQVSLVINYDLPTQPENYLHRIGRGGRFGRKGVAINFTTRDDERMLADIQRFYNVVIEELPANVADLI from the exons ATGGCTGGAGTTGCACCTGATGTATCACAATATGATGCTCGTCAATACGACAGTAAAATGAATGAATT GCTTGCTGATGATGGAAATGACTTCTTTACTACTTATGACGAGGTCTACGAGAGCTTTGATAAAATGGGTTTGCAAGAAAACCTCCTAAGAGGCATCTATGCTTATG GGTTTGAGAAGCCATCTGCAATTCAACAAAAGGGAATCGTGCCCTTTTGTAAAGGTTTAGATGTAATTCAACAAGCACAATCAGGTACCGGTAAAACGGCAACTTTCTGTTCTGGGATCTTACAACAGCTGGACTATGGTTTAGTACAATGTCAAGCTTTGGTTCTTGCTCCCACTAGGGAGCTTGCGCAACAGATTGAGAAAGTTATGCGTGCACTTGGTGATTATTTGGGTGTAAAGGTTCATGCATGTGTTGGTGGAACTAGTGTCCGGGAGGATCAACGAATCCTTGCAGCTGGCGTACATGTTGTTGTTGGTACCCCTGGTCGTGTTTTTGACATGCTTCGCAGGCAGTCTCTTCGTGCAGATTATATTAAGATGTTTGTCCTCGATGAAGCTGATGAAATGCTCTCTCGTGGTTTTAAAGATCAA ATCTACGACATATTCCAGCAACTCCCCCCGAAAATACAGGTTGGTGTTTTTTCTGCAACCATGCCACCCGAGGCTCTTGAAATTACCAGGAAGTTTATGAACAAACCAGTCAGGATTCTTGTGAAGCGTGATGAGCTCACCCTCGAAGGTATTAAGCAGTTTTATGTCAACGTTGACAAGGAGGAGTGGAAGCTCGACACGCTTTGTGATCTCTATGAAACTTTAGCTATAACTCAGAGCGTGATCTTTGTTAACGCCAGACGCAAAGTTGATTGGCTTACCGATCAAATGCGGAGCCGTGATCACACAGTATCCGCCACCCATGGAGAAATGGACCAGAACACTCGTGATATCATCATGCGCGAGTTTCGATCGGGATCTTCTCGTGTGCTGATCACCACTGATCTATTGGCTCGAGGGATTGATGTCCAGCAGGTCTCGTTGGTTATTAACTATGATTTGCCAACACAACCGGAGAACTATCTTCATCGTATTGGTCGAGGTGGTCGGTTTGGGAGGAAAGGTGTAGCGATCAACTTCACAACACGAGATGATGAACGGATGCTTGCCGATATCCAAAGGTTCTACAATGTAGTGATAGAGGAACTGCCTGCAAATGTTGCGGATTTGATCTGA